The window CTATGGAGTTATGTATATGTCCAAACAAATCAAATCGTATACACTAAACATGGACAGTGTTTGTACATCAAGTTTACCTCAATAAACCTATCAAAGACCTGATTGAGATTTATCCACCACTGTTTCagtaaatttataaaacttgTAAGGGCTGCACATTCTTTTGATCTTTGTCCAGCTTTGTGGCCCCCAGGGACCCGATCTCACCCAACGTCTTCCAGCTCTCTCAGCAGTCCTCTTGGTGGCTGTTCCTGCACAgctgtcctgtccctccttctcttcctgttcCTGTTCTAccctttgcatttctcttatttttaaaaaaattttatttagaaaattaactttaacagggtgatgtTAAtcaaagtacataggtttcaggtaaatattttcacatcatttgaactgctgattatgttgtatacacatcaccctaagtcaaatcatttctCATCACCTTATATATGTCCCTCTTTACACACTTTGGAtcctatatttaggtctttggtctattttgaattaatttttgtgcaggggaaaaaactgtagtcaagtttcattcttttgcatgtggcttttcaatttccccagcaccatttattgaaggggctttcttgtctccattgtgtgttttcgATTTTtttgtcgaagatgatttgtccgtataaatgtggttttatttctgggctcttgactctgttttattggtctgtaagtttgtttttctgccaatatcatagtgttttgattatcgtggctctatagtataatttgaagtcaggcagtgTGATATTTCTGGCTTCATTGTTTTTCCTCagaatttctttggctatttgagtttttttatggttctatacaaaccttGTGACTTTTTGTTCTATgtctaaaaaaaatgacattggcattttgataaggattgcattaaatttatatattgctaagCTGATTAacattgctctttctcttctgagCTCCACTGAGACCACAGACACGACTGGCCCTGGCTCTTGGTAGCTCCCTGAGTGTGAACTGGCTTCTACAGTTAGACTTGGACTATTTCATTGCCAAAACTATCACTTTCATTTTGCCTCACCCAGGGACTTTGTGATACTCTTTCTTAAATTGCAATCCTGAGTGAAAAACTCTCCCTTACCTCTGTGGATATGTTTTTAGCTGATCAGCCCAGTGTAATATAAAATAAGCAATGTACAACTGTTGAATGTTTACTGTGTACCAGACATTATGCTTGACATGCATTGTTATCACTCATCATAATAGCTCAATAAAaacatcattcatttattcattaatacatcagaaaatatgatatataccagTATGGTCTGTTGAATTTTtccataatatttattgagtatattaGCATTACATAAGAAAGACATAATATGTTTACTGTAATAAAGTTTAGAATGATAATAAATACATCAATcaagaagtaaatatataaacaacataAATGATTTTAGATCATGCAAATATAATAAACATAGATACTTTTATAGATTTAAAGATTTTACATTAAATACTATCAACTACCACCAATTTTTATTGAGTGCTTGACTTATGTCAGCTCCAATGATCCACAATGATACTAAGGTTGGGGTTGATTAAGGGTGTGCCCTAATTTATGCAGCTGTTAGTAAAAGAGAAAGTCAAAATTTAAGTTCAAGTCTATTTGGATCCACACAACACATAactattcatcataaaactctgGATTATATATGAGATATTGTCCATACAAATACATAACCTTAGGGTTATTTTTGGGCCACTGGAAGCAGTTTCTGTGGacttatttgtgtattttggaaCTGAGGTTAGGAAagcaataaagaattattttaaacagCACATGGCCTCTGAGCTATCTTTCctgaatctttaataaaaaattaccttATGGCTAAAAagagagatatttcaaaatggaagACCAGAGaggtagaaaaaataaagttttaaagagcACTATTTATATCACAAGCATTGtctaaatattttagaatgtgtTATATCTTCATCATACTAATCCTGTGAAGTGGTATAATATAAAACAGCCTAAAATAAGTTATCACTTggctaataatatttaaagacatTACATAACGTTCTCAtcttatatttactttttccaGCATGTTAAATGTTAAgcacattttttaatgtatttattcctCACTACAACATTAAGAGTTATATATTGTCATTATCCTTCATTTAAGTTTGTcaaactgaggcatagaaagaTTTAACAAAATGCTCAAGGCCACAAAACTAGGGAGTGAAGGAACCAGGATTTAAATCTAGACACTTTGATTTGAGATACTCTGTGCTTAATCACTCAAACTATTGAATCTCAATTCAATTTacttcaaatattctttttcttttctacttgaaCTGACAGTAGACAATTTTCACCATGACACTGAGACTCCTTTCAGAACAGTAACTGACTCACTTTTTTGTAAATCATAGATATTTTtgagacaaaattaaaaatatttttacctttctgggcTATTCAGAGCTGCTCAAAGAGCCTCAGGATAAAAAGACATTTCAATGTAATTACTGATATCTCTAACTCTTCTGGCCTTTTCAGAGTTTGCACCCATATAAACACAGTCCTCTGATATCATAGATTTCTGCCAATGTACATGCATTGAGACAGCTACCATACAAATTTACTCTTCTCATTTCCAACCTTTTCTCAGAGTTCATattgaaattttcaaatgaaaCAGTCTTATAAGTCGACTCCGAATATCCTTAGTCCTAGCCCCATAGATGAGTGGGTTGAGCACAGGAGGCACCAGCACATAGAGATTAGCCAGAAAGATGTGCACATGCTTGGGGACTTGGTGTTGGCCAAAATGGTGcgtgaggaaggagaagaaggcagGAATGTAGAAGACCAGGATGACACCAAGGTGGGAGCCACAAGTGCTCAGTGCCTTGTGCTGGGCATCGTGGGATGGAAGACGAAAGACAGCACGGAGAATAAAACCATAGGAGATAGTAATGAGAATAGAGTCCAGGCCCATGGCCAGCAGGGCCACAGTCAGCCCATAGACAACATTGACAGTGATGTTTACACAGGCCAGTCGAGCAATGCCCATGTGCTCACAGTATGTGTGTGCCATGACATGGTGCTGACAGTAGGACAATCTCCTCAATAAAAAGATGAAAGGGGAGACAATGGCCACACTGCGGAATATCCCAGCAAGGCCAATCTTGCCTATGACTGTATGGTTGAGGATGATTGTGTATCTGAGTGGGTTGCAGATAGCCACATATCGATCAAAGGCCATGGCAAGAAGAATTGAGGACTCCAGAGCATAGATAGAATGGACACAAAACATCTGGGCAAGGCAGCCACCAAAGGAAATCTCTCCAGCATGAAACCACAAGATGGCCAGCATTTTGGGGACAGTGGTAGAGCTGAGAGCCAAGTCAGTGAGTGAGAGAAGGCAAAGGAACATGTACATGGGTGCATGAAATACGTTGTCCATGACAATGACAAAGATGAGGGTAGCATTCCCAGCCAGTGCTACCAGATACATGGCACAAAAGGGGATGGCAATCCAGGTGTGTGCCCACTCCAGTCCTGGGATCCCCGTCAGGAAGAGAGTCGATGGGAGCCTGTCATCACTAATGTTGGAAGTTGACATTCTGTCTGGCAAATAAAAGACTCTATCCAAAGAAAGATAGTACACCTGTCCTGTAACATTAAGTATTTGGTTTATTCACATAAAATGATGATCTATCAACAATCTATTTTAGACTAAGAGAAAATTTATCATTAATGTGTACAAGACTCTTAGAAGATACTAAAATACATAATCCATTTTTGTTATTTGCCCTTCTCTATATTCAAAGTTCATGTTTTAAATTCTATGTTCAAAACGCCAAGCTaagaatttaagaattttttcttgtaGATGAGACCAATACTTACAGATTCATCTCCCATTACATCTTGCACATCATTCATTCTCTTTTGTTCACATCTAGAAAATTTTCTGGCCTCTTAGTTTATGCTAAAGGGGCCTTTTGCCCAGGAAGCCCCATTACTTTagtattttttaacctctctagtttttacatataagtaaaacAATATGTTTTTGCTTCTCAGAAGCATCACTTCTCTACTCTAGTCTTTAGTcatcttttatattatttattcatccattactttttaaaagtctattgAACTAAGAACTATATCTTTGCATAATTGCAACTTTTGCACAACACAGCTATCTCTGAACCTAGAAATTTTTCTCAGTATTCACTGAAAGATTCAATTCTGATAACTCTTAATGGCATAATATTGGTGTCTTGCCTTCATGTCGTAATGTTTTACTGACTTACTCAGTGTCTGTACCATATCTGCCCAGATATATACCAAATGTCTTAATTTTCTATGTCACGTAAAGTGTCTACAAAGAGGCTAGGCTACCTGAATATACTCAAATGCCTCATGATTAAATAACTACAGTGTTTATGCCTGCTTGAGGGTAACATGTAAGAAAGCAAGATGTGCATCAGTTATGCTAGCTAAGGAAACAGCACTGCTAATTATGGTAGAGCCAGTTCAGTACACTGTATACCCACCAGTGCAATGGTGGAGTTAATGACCTGATCAGAATGTCAATTGATAATAGAGGTAAATTGAGGGAGGGAGTGAAATGTCTTAAAGTTCACCAACAGTACACATCCTGGAAGagtgaattattttttgttgtagaGAGCTAATATGATGTACGGCCTTTCTCAGTAATATTATAAAACCTTTTATGAGAGGCTTAGAATCTGAATTTTAGTCCTTATTCTATCACAAGAGTGTTATATGACGTGGGACAATTCCTTTTCCTCTTTGGGAAGTCTCAATTTATAAAACGCAACAAATTGGTAGGTtcaaaatagtcacagagatgcaAATTATAGTATAGAGAATATAGTAATAAGCCAGTCATAACTTTTTATTAGGACAGATGGTTATTGGAAATATCAGAGACTACTCCATAAAGTTCTTGGTTGTCTAACAACTATGTTGTACATCCgaaatgcatataaaataatagagaatttaaactgtaatttaagaataaaaaaaacaatggaattctagtttcatttttcctaCTTATTCACTACTTAGCATTGAATAATTGTCATAATCATTTTGAGACTCAATTTCTCATTTCTAAATTGGGAATGAAAACAGCTGGCTTATTTATTTCATACTGTTTTTGAGgttgagaaagaataaagtggcttGATCAAGCactgacacagtgaatagagtattgaTCTGGGATGCAGATGACTCGGGTCAAAAtttgaggtagccagcttgagtgcaacctcatttggcttgagtgcaggatctctggcttgagcatgggatcatagacatgatcccatggtctctggattgtgtccaaaagttgctggcttgaagcccaaggatgctgtTTTGAGCATGAAGACACTAGCATTagtgtagcccctcggtcaaggcacatatgagaaagcaatcaatgagcaactaaagtgacacagtgaagaattgatgcttctcatctctctccctttctttctgtctgtccatatctgtctctctctttcttgcctaACAAAAAGATTAAagtatatgaaactaaaaagtttgGACACAAAAACAATGCCCTCCCCAATTTTACAAGCTCTTTACCTTATACCTGCACATGGGAGtgataaagaatataataatcaTACTCAGATCTGTGTTGCCAAGAGGAAGTCCAAGTTCAGAGAAGTGATCTGATATCACCCAAACCACAAAGCCTGTTACTGTCAGAACTACAATTAAATCTCAAGTCTCCTGATTTAACATTTGGTGTTTTCATCTCAACTGTTTATATATATGGCCAACATttgaattactattttttttcgtAAAGGCATTGTAATATCAGTTATCTAATGCTGTACTCACTTTACTCACCTGGATTCCAAAGAGACAGATACAGTGGAAAGCCCCTCTGATTTGCCTGGAGACTTTCAAGAGTGGCCCCAGCCACTAAAGGAAAGAAGCTTGGGTGGTGGAGAGTGGAGAGTTGGAGTCACTACCAGCTGCTCTTCCCTCTTTTCCCTAGCCTATTCTTaccttaaagaaaaatttttaaagattattatagGGAAGCCGCTACTCTGTGAACATCATGTATATGAGTACGAGAAAAATTAGGTACAAGCAGTTGTTTTGCAGGGAAGTTAATAGGGAAAAGACAGGGAACTGGAGCACCACTCTGGGTGGAATAGTGCATCCCTCCAAATGCATCACACTCAGCCTTGTATCTGGGTCACTATGAAGGCTTGTTCTCCAATCTCTTCCCAAGAGCTAGTCTTCAGTAAATAAACTCTGAGTTCTTTTTTTCAAcacagatttttgaggaatctgatTTCCAGAATGTACCTATGTGAGTAATGTGTGCTTACAAGTTGAGCATGCTGAGGCTGGAGCTCTGTGACCTGTGTTATATGTGAGTGTGAGGCTATATGAGAGGGTATCTGCTGAAATAATAGCTTGTACAGGTGTATACTGGTATACAATGTTTCATTTAGGGATGTGAAAACTATGTTTTTGTGCAGGTTGTATAGGTGTGATTTGGAGGATAATGGTGTCTGAATGTTGATATGTTTGAGTTAAAATCTGTAATCTGTCCTCAGTTTTTTGAGCCCAGTGAGTGTCTTCAGTTTAGCTCTGGGTCCCAGCTTCCTCTGCTCAGGAGGTTATTTATTGCTCCCTGTGACACTCAGGTGTGAAAACCCAGGGGGCCTACTCTAGGGATCTGAGCCATGGTGTTCATTTTTAAGGAGAGCataaagagggggagaaaaagggggagaaattAGTGAAAAAGGGAAGCTATGTATAGAGCATTTTCTAGAAATGTGGAAATACAAtctaataatttttgtttctctttgctaCACTCCATTCCTTTCTCACTTCTTTCCAAGCTAATACTGTGCATTCTCACTGAATTTTCATACATGAGTCCATAGTATTCTGTGACCATAGAGCATTACTGATACTATAAACAAATAAGGTGGCAAGAAATGACAGTGGACATTTTTATGCTCTGTTGtcctattacatttaatttcacaATTTCATTTCACAAATTGAGCATGCTGAGGCTGGAGCTCAACCTATTAAGAATTGCAagagcatggaagcagaacagagaaAAACACAGGATCCTTCCGAGCATGGGTCTATGCACTGCCTGGGTATCATGCCCATGAGACTAGCCCTGGTCGTAAATAATATCAATCTTCTAGCGAGTTCCTTTTACATCCTTTGACATTAGCTACACATCAAGCCTTAATACTAAGGATTCCTTTCATCAAAACCTTCAaagtattatattctttttccttgtaCATACCGTAATCCCCTCGCTTAATCACGAGGGCTTAAAACCACAGATAGAATTGAACACTACATGAACTATATTATTCTCTATTCATACATACCTGCGGTAGAACTGAAACTACTCGAGCTTTGGAGCCATTATGAAGTAAAGTAAGGGTTATTTAAACACAAGCACTACACAGTGCAACAGGcgatctgataactgagatggtTACTAAGTGACCAATGGGCAAGTAGTGCATACAGTGTGGATATGTTGAGGAAAGAATAATTCAGGTCCTCCATGAAATGGTGCAATATTTGATCACAATCATCTGAATGTTGTGCAATTTGAagctaataaattatttatatctggAATTTTgcacttaatattttcagactgctgATGTCCAAAAATAAACTGAAGGCATAGATAAGGAGAGACTACTGTACCTATCTTCTCTTATGTTAATTCCAACCAATGGTTTTCAACATTTTGCCTGGttactttctaaaataattttgaaatggtACATGCTCCCACAAAAATGTAAAGTtgacatataaattttttaattcaatcttTAACTAGTAGAAAAGGATATAGTATTTATCATAGTgtcaatattgatattttaaaataatactgctACCTAAGTTTTTTAATTGTCTTCTACAGAGCTTATTCTtagagtgatgaaaatattctaaaattagatatTGATGATGGTTGTGTAACTttgtaaatgtattaaaaaccactgaattttaaacttaattaaattttattatgtgaattatatattaatgatgaaaatatttaaaataataaaattatataatcattGACCTTAAAAGCTTCTGTGACACTATAAATGAAACTGATGCAAGCCCCAGATCCATGTGGGGTGGAGGGAAAGCGGTCAGGTGTGTCTCCAAGGTCTTAGCTGGTGGCCTTAGGGGAAAGCAAAGAGTTTCCAGTCACAAGGATAAGGGAGACtgattttagtttcttttctttccttttttccctttatttttgaagcagaaagagagataaagatagagagacaatcaaatagagaaataaagataaacagaagaaaaaaagggagagagagtaatGGTTCACAGACAAATGAGGCATGTTCCAGTGTCTTTGCTGGATAAAAATTATTAGGTTTAGGAACATGTTAAGTGAATCAATGAATGTTTGAATGAAGCTCCGACACTCAATGGCattataactttaaatttaatttgatcTTCTGGGCattaatttttctcatctgtaaaataggtaaGGTATATTTTCCTCTAAATTTGGTTGTTAGATTTAAAAGAGACAATGCCCCCCAAATTCTTGATGAAGTTGGAGAAACATTGTGAAAACTGAGTAGCATTGGTGATTATATGTCTATCACTTTCAATTCTAGCCAACCCCACATTTTAGCTTCTGAAAGTCCCCTAAGAAGAGGGCCCCTGGTTTGAGGAATTGgcttgggagaaaaataaaaccctagAGCTGAAGGTcaagaagaatgaattatattcCTGATTTACCATTTACTAGCATTGGGATCCTTAGCTCTCATGTTTCTTATCTGCCAGAGGTTTCTTAGGACCCATCCTTGATAAGATCTCAGGAGCCAGAAAACATGGTATAGAGGCAGGTAGGCCCTTCCCAGGTGGAAGAATTGGAGAGGAGGTTTTTCCTTGGTCTTTCAAACACGCCTCAATCACACATGGAGATAGCAAGAGGAATCCCACTGTGAGCAACCAATTTCTAACAGTATTTGGTTGAGGGATATTATGTTTATAGCCACTCCACTGCTCAGAGGAAGGCAGTCTTATTGGACTGAGCCTTTAACCTGTAGAATCTTGTACTAACTCTGGGTAGGTGGTGTCAGAATTCATTTAAATTGTAGGACATTCAGCTAATGTCTGGAAGTGTGGAGaaactgcccctcctcccttcctccagaacacacacagaaaattgGCATCAGATCTTTATGATGCTTGGCAAAGTGTATTGCACAGGGAAGTTTCTCTACAAACAgttgaaggagagaaagaaaaatatatattgcatttaaaataaaaaagacatgctatacaattaataaaaatctttctaaaaatatgaaagagaaagacCCTCAGCCAAAAATATGAAAGCCAGGTAAAATATGTGAGCCAGGAAATAGAATATCAACCTTGAAGAGCAGTAGAGTGAATTCCTTAATGACAGCTGCGTAATAGAACCAGGAAGCAGCTGGTCCAgaatgaagagagagaatggaggtaTTTAGGGAGAAGTTATCCAGGAGATTAAGAAGCATTTAATGAAATGCATACACTAAATTATTATGTTTCTTTATGACTCTTGTAAACCAGAATATTACTTGATATACTTATTCATCTACACATTCCCATGACTAAAAGTGTGTCTATGTTAAATAAAGGACTTGACTTACTGTTACTGTTGTTAACATATACTGTACATCGTAGACCCTAGGGTAAAGATAGCAACTTTGCAATAAATTAAGAGTATTACTTTTTTCATAAGGGAAAGTTTAAAGAGATTGGCTTATGACAAAAACGCAATAGA is drawn from Saccopteryx leptura isolate mSacLep1 chromosome 1, mSacLep1_pri_phased_curated, whole genome shotgun sequence and contains these coding sequences:
- the OR52D1 gene encoding olfactory receptor 52D1; its protein translation is MSTSNISDDRLPSTLFLTGIPGLEWAHTWIAIPFCAMYLVALAGNATLIFVIVMDNVFHAPMYMFLCLLSLTDLALSSTTVPKMLAILWFHAGEISFGGCLAQMFCVHSIYALESSILLAMAFDRYVAICNPLRYTIILNHTVIGKIGLAGIFRSVAIVSPFIFLLRRLSYCQHHVMAHTYCEHMGIARLACVNITVNVVYGLTVALLAMGLDSILITISYGFILRAVFRLPSHDAQHKALSTCGSHLGVILVFYIPAFFSFLTHHFGQHQVPKHVHIFLANLYVLVPPVLNPLIYGARTKDIRSRLIRLFHLKISI